The following are encoded together in the Malaya genurostris strain Urasoe2022 chromosome 3, Malgen_1.1, whole genome shotgun sequence genome:
- the LOC131434105 gene encoding uncharacterized protein LOC131434105 — protein MASAGDRCAKTVKSDDDFIGCSGFCNNVVHMKCAKLNKPFLKVNDENPNLLWICDECCKLIKLARFRETVSSIGCAVSAIAEKTESICAELKAEITKNSQQISRLSRIVSTSSSVPANPVSRPAAKRRREEVFETSSSLMGGRKPAENCNIATVPLAFILAWIYISRFHPSVSKEMVEKLTKAGLNCNDEISVIPLVKKGMDVNTLNFVSFKVGIPAKYRDVALNRDKWPQGVLFRESEDNRRQDVWCPPIDVSPLTPDKNDRSTPVSMEQQGTPGSPFSLLTTPMTL, from the coding sequence ATGGCTAGTGCTGGTGATCGGTGTGCTAAAACCGTTAAATCAGATGATGATTTCATAGGGTGTTCGGGTTTTTGCAATAATGTAGTCCACATGAAGTGCgcaaaactaaacaaaccgtTTTTGAAAGTAAATGACGAGAACCCCAATTTGCTCTGGATTTGTGACGAATGTTGTAAATTGATAAAACTTGCTCGTTTTCGCGAGACAGTTTCCTCCATTGGGTGTGCTGTCTCAgctattgctgaaaaaactgagTCAATATGTGCTGAGCTGAAAGccgaaataacaaaaaatagcCAGCAAATATCTCGCCTGTCTCGCATCGTTTCTACTTCGTCATCGGTGCCAGCAAATCCAGTTTCTCGTCCGGCTGCTAAACGTCGTCGCGAAGAGGTATTTGAGACAAGCAGTTCATTGATGGGTGGGCGGAAACCAGCCGAAAACTGCAATATTGCAACGGTTCCGCTAGCTTTCATTCTTGCATGGATCTACATCTCTCGCTTTCATCCCAGCGTTAGTAAAGAGATGGTCGAAAAACTAACGAAAGCTGGACTGAATTGCAATGACGAAATTTCGGTCATCCCGCTGGTGAAAAAAGGAATGGACGTCAACACCCTGAACTTTGTTTCCTTCAAAGTTGGAATTCCTGCTAAGTATCGTGATGTTGCACTTAATCGTGACAAATGGCCTCAAGGTGTCCTCTTTCGCGAGTCTGAGGACAACCGGAGGCAGGATGTCTGGTGTCCGCCTATCGATGTTTCTCCGCTTACTCCAGATaagaatgaccgtagtacgccTGTGAGTATGGAACAGCAAGGTACACCTGGATCGCCTTTTTCCCTCTTGACAACACCAATGACGTTATGA
- the LOC131435513 gene encoding protein tamozhennic isoform X2, with amino-acid sequence MASVYVQSGGFNPLWNEIMNVHWKFLDADESMEKIELRNQLEALILQYLCNWPHSEKFFHVETVQVLKSSIAKMNDFSAYKASLGFDAISQYANNLFTKPWRKEYKTVKMYSGFYQHEIAANLVGAEVLFEHMGYRVMPNQTLVFEGAICPDRVTNVSRDAITANVECLIMKEIYNQLTELSLPVDWSDIFSFRENNTMDVSQSVQQMTALIKEKLQKNQQPRREASSASHYGGPMGVAPPTGAYDTVDSCSMAYSNHPYNVSGNRIPLPLNLSANIGPCINGIPGKPGFGESYFHHPSINNYTPMPPYYHHCNSSNGQLYGQQPKSQRHVPGIYINHNFENTGTQTPPSILSKKKNSYDDYDVPSVRHSNENKHPDELIYIDTREENKKDRKKIDRNVKTTDLLGDYECDMLPESLVERHQHQQQPHHRHHHLHHQMSRNSRQSDFDSYEDEKLQAGAYQRASNVNRRISSKNQDGIGSYESWNYVFQNLEKQGYSKDLGERGDFLVSAEGDEIPEGNTSRGSTLKRSSNDKLKAMKVKSADRMDGIRVASTRQSTSGATKHDRENERNEMVARAGQKPSLVQKLSKPISNNQADNSHKANHTNNVNSTNNNEASGSRRNSITRKISSSTKETVTSTTNATNSSSTSTGGGILINHNSSNYHGTSAVLGRKKTTSFDTAAATIINPVDDRDRSRNSNNGGTKISEWNCKFCTYLNPVSERICEMCAKSRDSNLNSSGAKVTAAATSNGTATCV; translated from the exons ATGGCATCTGTTTACGTTCAGAGTGGTGGCTTTAACCCGCTTTGGAATGAAATCATGAACGTACACTGGAAGTTCCTGGATGCAGACGAATCGATGGAAAAGATTGAACTGAGAAACCAATTGGAAG CCCTGATATTACAGTACTTATGCAACTGGCCACACTCAGAAAAATTCTTTCACGTGGAAACGGTGCAGGTGCTTAAAAG TTCGATTGCTAAAATGAATGACTTTTCCGCGTACAAAGCATCGCTTGGATTTGATGCCATAAGTCAGTACGCTAACAATCTATTCACAAAACCATGGCGAAAGGAGTACAAGACAGTTAAG ATGTACTCCGGATTTTATCAACATGAGATCGCAGCCAATCTAGTGGGAGCGGAAGTACTATTTGAACACATGGGCTATCGAGTAATGCCGAACCAAACATTGGTATTCGAAGGGGCAATATGTCCCGACCGTGTAACGAACGTATCGAGAGACGCTATCACAGCGAACGTGGAGTGCCTG ATTATGAAAGAAATTTACAACCAACTTACGGAGCTGTCCCTACCCGTCGATTGGAGTGATATTTTTAGTTTTCGGGAGAACAACACAA TGGATGTTTCACAGTCTGTCCAACAGATGACAGCACTGATTAAAgaaaaacttcagaaaaatCAACAGCCACGACGAGAAG CTTCGTCCGCGTCTCACTATGGAGGTCCGATGGGTGTGGCGCCACCGACTGGAGCATATGATACCGTCGACAGTTGCAGTATGGCCTACAGTAATCATCCCTACAATGTATCCGGCAACCGAATACCCCTCCCATTAAATTTATCTGCTAACATTGGACCTTGCATAAATGGCATACCAGGAAAGCCGGGTTTTGGTGAATCTTACTTCCACCATCCCAGTATTAATAACTATACACCGATGCCACCATATTACCACCATTGTAACAGTAGCAATGGTCAATTATACGGTCAACAACCCAAGTCACAAAGGCACGTTCCGGGTATCTACATTAATCATAATTTCGAAAACACGGGAACGCAAACTCCTCCATCTATCTTGAgcaagaagaaaaactcctatgaTGATTACGATGTTCCTTCGGTTAGACATAGCAATGAGAATAAACATCCAGACGAGTTGATATATATCGATACCAGggaagaaaacaaaaaggaCCGAAAGAAAATCGACCGAAATGTTAAAACTACAGATTTGCTGGGTGATTACGAATGTGATATGCTACCTGAATCATTGGTAGAGAGACATCAACATCAACAGCAGCCACATCATCGCCATCATCACCTGCATCACCAGATGTCTAGGAACTCGAGACAATCGGATTTTGATAGTTACGAAGATGAAAAACTACAGGCGGGTGCCTATCAGCGTGCCAGTAATGTTAATAGGCGCATATCAAGCAAAAATCAAGATGGGATTGGTTCATACGAGTCATGGAATTATGTATTCCAAAATTTGGAGAAACAGGGCTATAGTAAGGATTTGGGTGAACGTGGAGATTTCTTGGTTAGCGCCGAAGGAGACGAGATTCCTGAAGGTAACACCAGTCGAGGAAGTACACTCAAACGAAGTAGTAACGACAAATTAAAAGCAATGAAGGTCAAATCTGCGGATAGGATGGATGGTATCCGAGTGGCATCGACCAGACAGAGTACGTCTGGTGCAACGAAACACGATCGGGAAAACGAGCGTAACGAAATGGTTGCAAGGGCTGGACAGAAACCATCTCTAGTACAAAAATTATCGAAACCTATTAGCAATAATCAGGCAGACAATAGCCATAAGGCAAACCACACCAACAATGTGAACAGCACCAATAATAACGAGGCTTCCGGTAGTAGACGAAATTCTATAACACGAAAAATTTCGAGTTCCACTAAGGAAACCGTTACTTCTACAACAAACGCCACAAATAGCAGCAGTACATCTACCGGAGGTGGAATTTTAATCAACCACAACAGCTCAAACTATCATGGGACATCTGCTGTTTTGGGTAGAAAGAAAACTACCAGCTTCGATACTGCCGCGGCCACTATTATCAATCCAGTAGACGACCGCGATCGGAGTCGTAACTCAAACAACGGTGGAACGAAAATCAGCGAATGGAATTGTAaattttgcacatatttaaaTCCCGTCAGCGAACGCATCTGTGAGATGTGTGCGAAAAGTCGGGACTCTAACTTGAACAGTAGCGGGGCGAAGGTAACGGCGGCGGCGACTAGCAACGGGACTGCGACATGTGTCTAA
- the LOC131435513 gene encoding protein tamozhennic isoform X1, with protein sequence MASVYVQSGGFNPLWNEIMNVHWKFLDADESMEKIELRNQLEALILQYLCNWPHSEKFFHVETVQVLKSSIAKMNDFSAYKASLGFDAISQYANNLFTKPWRKEYKTVKMYSGFYQHEIAANLVGAEVLFEHMGYRVMPNQTLVFEGAICPDRVTNVSRDAITANVECLIMKEIYNQLTELSLPVDWSDIFSFRENNTMDVSQSVQQMTALIKEKLQKNQQPRREAVDSYGTLKAPAVGSCNSCSAYQFHPHMQHHQQQQQQQQQSSLPPPSMVMHPALPPVMPFYTPQSMYSATPCSLHNQPSNLAYGYHDQNSYTNYLPTSPSQAHVHSLNQSNVLPSQAPPSLGAIPHSKSLDHYQDPSMYNLTTCMQRHSIDQPFEYAAASSASHYGGPMGVAPPTGAYDTVDSCSMAYSNHPYNVSGNRIPLPLNLSANIGPCINGIPGKPGFGESYFHHPSINNYTPMPPYYHHCNSSNGQLYGQQPKSQRHVPGIYINHNFENTGTQTPPSILSKKKNSYDDYDVPSVRHSNENKHPDELIYIDTREENKKDRKKIDRNVKTTDLLGDYECDMLPESLVERHQHQQQPHHRHHHLHHQMSRNSRQSDFDSYEDEKLQAGAYQRASNVNRRISSKNQDGIGSYESWNYVFQNLEKQGYSKDLGERGDFLVSAEGDEIPEGNTSRGSTLKRSSNDKLKAMKVKSADRMDGIRVASTRQSTSGATKHDRENERNEMVARAGQKPSLVQKLSKPISNNQADNSHKANHTNNVNSTNNNEASGSRRNSITRKISSSTKETVTSTTNATNSSSTSTGGGILINHNSSNYHGTSAVLGRKKTTSFDTAAATIINPVDDRDRSRNSNNGGTKISEWNCKFCTYLNPVSERICEMCAKSRDSNLNSSGAKVTAAATSNGTATCV encoded by the exons ATGGCATCTGTTTACGTTCAGAGTGGTGGCTTTAACCCGCTTTGGAATGAAATCATGAACGTACACTGGAAGTTCCTGGATGCAGACGAATCGATGGAAAAGATTGAACTGAGAAACCAATTGGAAG CCCTGATATTACAGTACTTATGCAACTGGCCACACTCAGAAAAATTCTTTCACGTGGAAACGGTGCAGGTGCTTAAAAG TTCGATTGCTAAAATGAATGACTTTTCCGCGTACAAAGCATCGCTTGGATTTGATGCCATAAGTCAGTACGCTAACAATCTATTCACAAAACCATGGCGAAAGGAGTACAAGACAGTTAAG ATGTACTCCGGATTTTATCAACATGAGATCGCAGCCAATCTAGTGGGAGCGGAAGTACTATTTGAACACATGGGCTATCGAGTAATGCCGAACCAAACATTGGTATTCGAAGGGGCAATATGTCCCGACCGTGTAACGAACGTATCGAGAGACGCTATCACAGCGAACGTGGAGTGCCTG ATTATGAAAGAAATTTACAACCAACTTACGGAGCTGTCCCTACCCGTCGATTGGAGTGATATTTTTAGTTTTCGGGAGAACAACACAA TGGATGTTTCACAGTCTGTCCAACAGATGACAGCACTGATTAAAgaaaaacttcagaaaaatCAACAGCCACGACGAGAAG CAGTAGATTCGTACGGCACCCTGAAAGCTCCAGCAGTTGGTTCATGTAACTCATGCAGTGCGTATCAGTTTCATCCACATATGCAAcaccaccagcagcagcagcagcagcagcagcaatcaTCTCTCCCACCTCCTTCTATGGTTATGCATCCCGCGTTACCTCCAGTAATGCCGTTCTACACACCCCAGTCGATGTACAGTGCTACCCCCTGTAGTCTCCATAATCAACCTTCCAATTTAGCTTACGGATATCACGATCAAAACAGCTATACCAATTACCTACCAACATCTCCATCACAGGCCCATGTTCATTCGTTGAATCAATCCAATGTGCTGCCATCCCAAGCACCTCCTTCATTGGGCGCCATACCCCATTCGAAATCCTTAGACCATTATCAGGATCCTTCCATGTACAATCTAACGACTTGCATGCAACGTCACTCAATTGATCAGCCCTTTGAATACGCTGCAGCTTCGTCCGCGTCTCACTATGGAGGTCCGATGGGTGTGGCGCCACCGACTGGAGCATATGATACCGTCGACAGTTGCAGTATGGCCTACAGTAATCATCCCTACAATGTATCCGGCAACCGAATACCCCTCCCATTAAATTTATCTGCTAACATTGGACCTTGCATAAATGGCATACCAGGAAAGCCGGGTTTTGGTGAATCTTACTTCCACCATCCCAGTATTAATAACTATACACCGATGCCACCATATTACCACCATTGTAACAGTAGCAATGGTCAATTATACGGTCAACAACCCAAGTCACAAAGGCACGTTCCGGGTATCTACATTAATCATAATTTCGAAAACACGGGAACGCAAACTCCTCCATCTATCTTGAgcaagaagaaaaactcctatgaTGATTACGATGTTCCTTCGGTTAGACATAGCAATGAGAATAAACATCCAGACGAGTTGATATATATCGATACCAGggaagaaaacaaaaaggaCCGAAAGAAAATCGACCGAAATGTTAAAACTACAGATTTGCTGGGTGATTACGAATGTGATATGCTACCTGAATCATTGGTAGAGAGACATCAACATCAACAGCAGCCACATCATCGCCATCATCACCTGCATCACCAGATGTCTAGGAACTCGAGACAATCGGATTTTGATAGTTACGAAGATGAAAAACTACAGGCGGGTGCCTATCAGCGTGCCAGTAATGTTAATAGGCGCATATCAAGCAAAAATCAAGATGGGATTGGTTCATACGAGTCATGGAATTATGTATTCCAAAATTTGGAGAAACAGGGCTATAGTAAGGATTTGGGTGAACGTGGAGATTTCTTGGTTAGCGCCGAAGGAGACGAGATTCCTGAAGGTAACACCAGTCGAGGAAGTACACTCAAACGAAGTAGTAACGACAAATTAAAAGCAATGAAGGTCAAATCTGCGGATAGGATGGATGGTATCCGAGTGGCATCGACCAGACAGAGTACGTCTGGTGCAACGAAACACGATCGGGAAAACGAGCGTAACGAAATGGTTGCAAGGGCTGGACAGAAACCATCTCTAGTACAAAAATTATCGAAACCTATTAGCAATAATCAGGCAGACAATAGCCATAAGGCAAACCACACCAACAATGTGAACAGCACCAATAATAACGAGGCTTCCGGTAGTAGACGAAATTCTATAACACGAAAAATTTCGAGTTCCACTAAGGAAACCGTTACTTCTACAACAAACGCCACAAATAGCAGCAGTACATCTACCGGAGGTGGAATTTTAATCAACCACAACAGCTCAAACTATCATGGGACATCTGCTGTTTTGGGTAGAAAGAAAACTACCAGCTTCGATACTGCCGCGGCCACTATTATCAATCCAGTAGACGACCGCGATCGGAGTCGTAACTCAAACAACGGTGGAACGAAAATCAGCGAATGGAATTGTAaattttgcacatatttaaaTCCCGTCAGCGAACGCATCTGTGAGATGTGTGCGAAAAGTCGGGACTCTAACTTGAACAGTAGCGGGGCGAAGGTAACGGCGGCGGCGACTAGCAACGGGACTGCGACATGTGTCTAA
- the LOC131435590 gene encoding ATP synthase subunit alpha, mitochondrial: MSMLSARLAAQVARQLPRTANQVSKIVVPAIQVASRNLHVSSAKRGSEISAILEERILGSAPKADLEETGRVLSIGDGIARVYGLKNIQADEMVEFSSGLKGMALNLEPDNVGVVVFGNDKLIKEGDIVKRTGAIVDVPVGDEILGRVVDALGNAIDGKGEIKTGQRFRVGIKAPGIIPRVSVREPMQTGIKAVDSLVPIGRGQRELIIGDRQTGKTALAIDTIINQKRFNDAQDESKKLYCIYVAIGQKRSTVAQIVKRLTDAGAMKYTIIVSATASDAAPLQYLAPYSGCAMGEYFRDNGKHALIIYDDLSKQAVAYRQMSLLLRRPPGREAYPGDVFYLHSRLLERAAKMNPTLGGGSLTALPVIETQAGDVSAYIPTNVISITDGQIFLETELFYKGIRPAINVGLSVSRVGSAAQTKAMKQVAGSMKLELAQYREVAAFAQFGSDLDAATQQLLNRGVRLTELLKQGQYVPMAIEEQVAVIYCGVRGFLDKMDPSKITAFEREFLAHVKTNEKALLSQIASEGKISDETEAKLKGIVTSFMSTFSG; encoded by the exons ATGTCGATGCTTTCTGCTCGTTTGGCCGCCCAAGTGGCTCGCCAGCTGCCAAGAACCGCTAATCAG GTCTCCAAGATCGTTGTTCCTGCGATTCAGGTTGCTTCCCGTAATCTCCATGTTTCTAGCGCCAAACGCGGATCGGAAATTTCTGCAATCCTGGAAGAAAGGATCTTGGGTTCGGCACCAAAGGCTGATTTAGAGGAAACTGGACGCGTTCTAAGTATCGGTGACGGTATCGCTCGTGTGTATGGCTTGAAAAACATCCAGGCCGATGAGATGGTGGAATTTTCCTCCGGTCTCaag GGTATGGCTCTCAACTTGGAACCCGATAATGTTGGTGTTGTCGTTTTCGGTAATGACAAGCTCATCAAGGAAGGTGACATTGTCAAACGTACCGGTGCTATCGTCGACGTTCCAGTCGGTGACGAGATTCTTGGCCGTGTTGTTGACGCCTTGGGTAACGCCATTGACGGGAAGGGTGAAATCAAGACCGGACAGCGTTTCCGTGTCGGTATCAAGGCTCCAGGCATCATTCCTCGTGTGTCTGTACGCGAGCCCATGCAAACTGGAATCAAAGCCGTCGATTCACTTGTGCCAATTGGTCGTGGACAGCGTGAACTTATCATCGGTGACAGACAGACTGg TAAAACCGCTTTGGCCATCGATACCATTATCAACCAAAAGCGATTCAACGACGCTCAAGATGAATCGAAGAAGCTGTACTGTATTTACGTAGCCATCGGTCAGAAGCGTTCCACTGTGGCCCAAATTGTAAAGCGCTTGACTGATGCTGGAGCTATGAAGTATACTATCATTGTCTCTGCCACCGCTTCGGATGCTGCCCCTCTACAGTATTTGGCTCCTTATTCCGGTTGTGCTATGGGCGAATACTTCCGTGATAATGGAAAGCATGCCCTCATCATCTATGATGATTTATCCAAACAGGCTGTCGCATACCGTCAGATGTCGCTGTTGCTGCGTCGTCCTCCTGGTCGTGAGGCTTACCCTGGTGATGTGTTCTACCTGCATTCGCGTTTGTTAGAACGTGCGGCCAAAATGAATCCAACTTTGGGCGGTGGTTCGTTGACTGCTTTGCCGGTTATTGAGACCCAAGCTGGTGATGTGTCCGCTTACATTCCAACCAATGTTATTTCGATCACTGACGGGCAGATCTTTTTGGAAACTGAATTGTTCTACAAGGGTATTCGACCAGCCATCAACGTCGGTTTGTCTGTATCACGTGTCGGATCCGCTGCCCAGACAAAGGCAATGAAGCAGGTCGCTGGTTCCATGAAACTGGAATTGGCTCAGTATCGTGAGGTAGCTGCTTTTGCCCAGTTTGGTTCTGATCTTGACGCAGCCACCCAACAATTGCTGAACCGTGGTGTGCGTTTAACTGAATTGCTGAAGCAAGGTCAGTATGTCCCAATGGCTATCGAAGAGCAGGTAGCTGTCATTTACTGCGGTGTCCGTGGCTTTCTGGACAAAATGGATCCTAGCAAGATTACAGCCTTCGAGCGTGAGTTTTTGGCTCATGTCAAAACTAACGAAAAAGCTTTGTTGAGCCAGATCGCTTCCGAGGGAAAGATTTCCGATGAAACGGAAGCCAAATTGAAAGGCATCGTCACCAGCTTCATGTCTACCTTCAGTGGTTAA